In the Pseudanabaena sp. PCC 7367 genome, one interval contains:
- a CDS encoding DNA-methyltransferase, with product MSEPKKLLAKSVNTVINDDCRNVLAKLPQDSIDLVFTSPPYADRRGKTYGGVKANEYVEWFLPISEQIMQVLKPSGSFVLNIKEPVINGERHTFVLELIIEMRKQGWLWTEEYCWHKKNSYPGKWPNRFRDSWERCLHFTIEKKFAMYQEKVMVPMGDWKNKRLGKLSKTDKNRDNSKVGSGFGKNVSNWVGREMAYPTNVLHLATECSNRGHSAAFPVELPKWFIKLFTQSGDIVLDPFLGSGTTAVACQELSRNFIGIEINSEYCNIALERLGSGMQLALFEKQSSYVVNQS from the coding sequence ATGTCAGAACCCAAAAAATTGTTAGCTAAATCTGTTAATACAGTCATTAATGATGATTGCAGAAATGTCTTAGCAAAGTTACCTCAAGACTCTATTGACCTAGTCTTTACATCTCCCCCTTATGCTGATCGGCGCGGCAAGACTTATGGAGGTGTAAAAGCCAATGAATATGTAGAATGGTTCCTGCCTATATCTGAGCAAATTATGCAGGTGTTAAAGCCCTCTGGCTCATTTGTATTGAATATTAAAGAACCAGTTATTAACGGGGAGAGACATACTTTCGTACTTGAATTAATTATAGAGATGCGAAAGCAGGGTTGGCTCTGGACTGAGGAATATTGCTGGCATAAGAAGAATAGTTATCCTGGGAAATGGCCAAATCGTTTCCGCGATTCATGGGAGCGATGTTTACACTTTACGATCGAAAAGAAATTTGCTATGTATCAAGAAAAAGTGATGGTTCCGATGGGAGATTGGAAGAATAAGCGTTTAGGTAAACTTAGTAAAACTGATAAAAATAGAGATAATTCAAAAGTTGGTAGTGGATTTGGCAAGAATGTTTCTAATTGGGTTGGGCGAGAAATGGCTTATCCAACAAATGTGTTACACCTAGCAACAGAATGCAGTAATCGAGGGCATAGTGCTGCTTTCCCGGTTGAATTGCCAAAGTGGTTTATTAAACTTTTCACTCAATCAGGAGATATTGTACTAGACCCATTTCTTGGCTCTGGTACAACTGCAGTTGCTTGTCAGGAACTTAGTCGCAATTTTATTGGAATTGAGATAAATTCTGAATATTGCAATATTGCTTTAGAACGTTTAGGAAGTGGTATGCAACTAGCTTTATTTGAGAAACAATCTAGTTATGTCGTTAATCAATCCTGA
- the mgtE gene encoding magnesium transporter gives MILQADRVLLEGITDLNQLKTELNDLPPIDVGDYIAELDNEPRAIAFRLLQKDKATEVFEYLPKQVREELIASLQSEQLFQIVDTMSPDDRAKLFDELPAKVVKKLIAQLSPQERQATSMILGYPEETAGRVMTTEYVRLRQGLTVGEAIQKIKQSDQDKETIYYAYVTDDNRKLVQVVSLRQLLFSIPDALIGDIASDRVIKAHTHMPQEDVALLMQRYDLLALPVADRENRLVGIVTIDDVVDILAEEATEDLQKFAGGGGDESVLSTPQIAILKRLPWLMGNIALYLGAASAIAPFQSTISLVPVLAVIMPILSNTSGNVGIQSLSVTVRGLGIGEVSPRDTLKIVSKEVLAGLGMSIVLGLTLAGLSLIWSSQEENWVALVAGSVMAVNVVVAAALGALLPMGLKKLNLDPALISGPLLTTILDAVGFLTFLTLISTAIKVLGMSTPA, from the coding sequence ATGATTCTTCAAGCAGATCGAGTTCTGTTAGAGGGCATTACTGACTTAAATCAGCTCAAAACTGAGCTAAATGATCTCCCGCCGATCGATGTGGGGGATTATATTGCCGAATTGGACAATGAGCCCAGGGCGATCGCCTTTCGGCTGCTGCAAAAGGACAAAGCCACCGAAGTATTTGAATATTTGCCCAAGCAGGTACGCGAAGAGCTAATCGCTTCTTTGCAAAGTGAGCAGCTATTTCAAATTGTGGACACCATGAGCCCAGACGATCGGGCTAAGTTATTTGATGAGCTGCCCGCCAAGGTAGTCAAAAAATTAATTGCCCAACTCTCGCCCCAAGAACGCCAGGCCACTTCGATGATTTTGGGTTATCCCGAAGAAACCGCTGGCCGGGTGATGACGACAGAATATGTGCGATTGCGCCAGGGCTTAACCGTGGGCGAGGCGATCCAGAAAATCAAACAAAGCGACCAGGACAAAGAGACAATCTACTATGCCTATGTCACCGATGATAATCGCAAGCTGGTGCAGGTGGTTTCGCTCAGGCAATTATTATTTTCGATCCCCGATGCCCTGATTGGCGATATTGCTAGCGATCGGGTGATTAAAGCCCATACCCATATGCCCCAAGAAGATGTGGCACTGTTGATGCAGCGTTATGATTTGCTAGCGTTGCCAGTGGCCGATCGGGAAAATCGTCTGGTTGGCATCGTCACGATCGATGATGTGGTAGATATTCTGGCGGAAGAGGCCACCGAAGATCTGCAAAAGTTTGCCGGTGGTGGTGGCGATGAGTCGGTGTTATCCACGCCCCAGATAGCGATCCTGAAGCGGCTGCCCTGGTTAATGGGTAATATTGCGCTGTACTTGGGGGCGGCCAGTGCGATCGCGCCGTTTCAAAGTACGATCTCGCTGGTGCCTGTCCTGGCGGTAATTATGCCGATTTTGTCGAATACCAGTGGCAATGTGGGGATTCAATCGCTTTCGGTGACGGTGCGCGGCCTGGGAATTGGCGAAGTTTCACCCCGTGACACCCTCAAAATAGTCAGCAAAGAGGTATTAGCAGGCTTGGGTATGTCGATCGTGCTGGGACTAACCCTGGCTGGACTATCGCTGATCTGGTCTTCGCAAGAGGAAAACTGGGTGGCACTGGTGGCAGGCTCAGTAATGGCGGTGAATGTGGTGGTGGCGGCGGCGTTGGGGGCATTGTTGCCAATGGGGTTGAAAAAGCTAAACTTAGATCCAGCTTTAATCAGTGGCCCTTTGTTAACCACAATCCTGGATGCAGTGGGTTTTTTGACGTTTTTAACGCTAATCTCCACCGCGATCAAGGTTTTGGGGATGTCTACGCCCGCTTAG
- a CDS encoding PmeII family type II restriction endonuclease — protein MSLINPEELEKLIREKLDLFYTRRIQTLDGLDLWKTLKRKNPYLFRAFGVIEPSEIVKELLQAYVSSSDEGIFGGTFFEPIVHAVSGGVAADIVGIDAIVETATTYTVIQVKSGPNWGNADQKRKLKDNFQAARSNFLTKNIKKEFRALLGQCYGRTASNASDKRPYITQSGQAFWQELTGDPDFYLKLIRLMKDYPLRHRPDYQEAFSRAVTKLTHEFIEYFTTSDYSVDWDKIVRLNSGREQIKKPVKKKTKRRKT, from the coding sequence ATGTCGTTAATCAATCCTGAAGAGCTTGAAAAACTAATTAGAGAAAAGCTGGATTTATTTTATACCCGACGGATTCAAACGCTTGACGGATTGGACCTATGGAAAACCCTCAAGCGGAAAAATCCATATTTGTTCAGAGCTTTTGGAGTGATTGAACCTAGTGAAATTGTCAAAGAACTTTTGCAAGCGTATGTATCCTCATCAGACGAAGGTATCTTTGGAGGTACATTCTTTGAGCCCATTGTTCATGCTGTTAGTGGTGGAGTTGCTGCGGATATAGTAGGAATAGACGCAATTGTAGAGACTGCTACTACTTATACTGTTATCCAAGTTAAATCTGGACCTAATTGGGGAAATGCCGATCAAAAAAGGAAATTAAAGGATAATTTCCAAGCTGCTCGTTCTAACTTTCTAACCAAGAATATAAAAAAAGAATTTAGAGCCTTACTCGGTCAGTGTTATGGACGCACCGCTAGTAATGCAAGTGATAAGCGCCCGTATATAACTCAATCTGGACAAGCATTTTGGCAAGAGCTAACCGGCGATCCTGATTTTTACCTAAAGCTAATTCGGCTTATGAAAGATTATCCTCTAAGACATCGTCCTGACTACCAAGAAGCTTTCAGTAGAGCAGTTACAAAACTTACCCACGAATTCATAGAATACTTTACAACTTCAGATTATTCTGTTGATTGGGATAAAATTGTCAGACTCAATAGCGG